From Tripterygium wilfordii isolate XIE 37 chromosome 13, ASM1340144v1, whole genome shotgun sequence, the proteins below share one genomic window:
- the LOC120013150 gene encoding probable acyl-activating enzyme 5, peroxisomal, giving the protein MENQKASPANSCPLTPLGFLDRAATVYGDCPSVIYNDTTYTWSQTHRRCLQLASSLSSLGIKRGDVVSVIAPNIPAMYELYFAVPFTGAVLNSINTRLDARTASVLLLHSESKLIFVDVMSLSLIREAISLFPSDRVKRPLLVLIQEDEVLPINDPINIVYDSYEELLGKGDPNFKWVRPETELDPITLSYTSGTTSDPKGVVHCHKGAFIQTVTSLVDWSIPSQPVYLWTLPMFHANGWSFPWGMAAVGGTNICLRKVDPSIVYGLINKHRVTHMCGAPVVLNLLSNSPNEKLLRPVDILTGGAPPPAAILTRIESLGFLVTHGYGLTETGGVVISCAWKPQWNRFPATERAKLKARQGVGNIGLVEVDVLDPDTGERVKRDGSTIGEIVLRGGCVMLGYLKDPEGTSKCMRNGWFYTGDIGVMHPDGYLEIKDRSKDVIISGGENLSSVEVESVLYTNPAVNEAAVVARPDEFWGETPCAFISFKDGIDCKPSEREIIEYCRKKLPHYMVPKTVVIEQELPKTATGKIQKHLLRDVARGLGPSRVSRM; this is encoded by the coding sequence ATGGAGAACCAGAAAGCATCGCCGGCGAACTCATGTCCTCTGACTCCTTTAGGATTTCTGGATCGAGCAGCGACTGTGTATGGAGATTGCCCCTCCGTCATCTACAACGACACCACTTACACATGGTCTCAAACACACCGTCGGTGCCTCCAGCTGGCTTCGTCGCTTTCTTCATTGGGCATCAAACGGGGCGATGTGGTGTCCGTTATTGCCCCAAACATCCCCGCCATGTACGAGCTTTATTTCGCCGTTCCATTCACCGGTGCGGTCCTCAACAGCATCAACACCCGCCTCGACGCGCGTACAGCCTCAGTACTCCTTCTCCACAGCGAATCAAAGCTCATCTTCGTTGACGTCATGTCACTTTCTCTAATCCGTGAGGCCATCTCTCTGTTTCCGAGCGACAGAGTCAAGCGTCCCCTGCTTGTCCTCATCCAAGAAGATGAGGTTTTACCAATCAATGATCCCATTAATATTGTCTATGACAGTTACGAGGAACTATTGGGTAAGGGAGATCCGAATTTCAAATGGGTTCGACCCGAAACAGAGTTGGATCCAATTACATTGAGCTACACATCGGGCACAACCTCCGATCCTAAAGGGGTGGTTCACTGCCACAAAGGGGCCTTCATTCAAACAGTAACTTCCCTCGTTGACTGGTCAATACCGAGTCAACCAGTGTATTTATGGACTCTGCCCATGTTTCACGCGAACGGGTGGAGCTTTCCATGGGGCATGGCAGCCGTCGGTGGGACGAACATCTGTCTCCGCAAAGTCGACCCTTCCATAGTCTACGGTCTGATCAATAAACACAGAGTCACTCACATGTGCGGAGCCCCTGTTGTTCTCAATTTGCTCTCAAACTCGCCCAATGAAAAACTGTTACGCCCGGTCGACATCCTAACGGGCGGAGCTCCACCACCCGCTGCAATACTAACCCGAATCGAGTCCCTGGGTTTCCTAGTAACTCACGGGTACGGGTTGACTGAAACGGGCGGGGTAGTCATTTCCTGCGCTTGGAAGCCACAGTGGAACCGATTTCCCGCAACAGAGAGAGCAAAATTGAAAGCGAGACAAGGGGTAGGAAATATTGGGTTAGTAGAAGTGGACGTTTTGGATCCGGATACGGGAGAGAGAGTGAAGCGAGACGGGTCAACAATCGGTGAAATTGTATTGAGAGGAGGCTGTGTTATGCTCGGATACCTGAAAGATCCAGAAGGGACATCGAAGTGTATGCGAAACGGATGGTTCTACACAGGCGATATAGGGGTTATGCACCCAGATGGGTATCTCGAAATCAAAGATCGATCAAAGGATGTGATAATCAGTGGAGGAGAGAATCTGAGCAGTGTAGAAGTCGAGTCGGTGTTGTACACGAATCCTGCTGTGAATGAGGCGGCGGTTGTTGCCAGGCCTGATGAATTTTGGGGGGAGACGCCATGTGCGTTTATCAGTTTTAAAGATGGAATTGATTGCAAACCTAGCGAGAGGGAGATTATTGAGTATTGTAGGAAAAAGCTGCCACATTATATGGTGCCAAAAACTGTGGTGATTGAACAAGAACTGCCAAAGACTGCAACTGGAAAGATTCAGAAGCATTTGCTCAGAGACGTGGCCAGAGGTTTGGGTCCTTCTAGAGTGAGTCGGATGTAA